From a single Pseudoliparis swirei isolate HS2019 ecotype Mariana Trench unplaced genomic scaffold, NWPU_hadal_v1 hadal_56, whole genome shotgun sequence genomic region:
- the LOC130191421 gene encoding methyltransferase-like protein 27 encodes MSAGSRTLEDLRSLLTSCQGADSQQRVKFYDSWAETYEQDHSMMDYRAPHQAVHFLFENFSGHPDEVQVLDVACGSGLVANLMVELGFQHFLGVDGSRGMLDQAAKTGLYKELKLALLGTEPLPAQPGVFDVVMIVGALRDGFVPFSVVRELCLAAAPGGYVCMSRNGLESESGNQYKVSLEAELQLMEEEGLWSHVATKETDRYMIDMYSNCDHVQKDKYLHGTMYLYRKFLL; translated from the exons ATGTCCGCCGGCAGCAGAACTCTGGAGGATCTGAGGAGCCTCCTCACGTCCTGCCAAGGAGCCGATTCACAGCAGAGGGTGAAGTTCTACGACAGCTGGGCGGAGACCTACGAACAG GACCACAGCATGATGGACTACAGGGCTCCACACCAGGcagtccacttcctgtttgagaaCTTCTCCGGGCATCCCGATGAAGTCCAGGTTCTTGATGTGGCCTGTGGGTCTGGATTAGTCGCTAACCTG aTGGTTGAACTGGGTTTCCAGCACTTTTTGGGCGTGGACGGCAGTCGAGGCATGCTGGATCAAGCCGCTAAGACCGGCCTCTACAAGGAGCTCAAACTGGCCTTACTGGGAACAGAGCCACTTCCTGCTCAGCCtg GTGTGTTTGACGTGGTGATGATCGTCGGCGCCCTACGAGACGGCTTCGTGCCGTTCTCCGTGGTCAGGGAGCTGTGCCTCGCCGCCGCACCAG GTGGATACGTCTGCATGTCCAGAAACGGCCTGGAATCGGAGTCTGGAAACCAGTACAAGGTTtctctggaggcggagctgcagctgatggaggaggagggtctctGGAGTCATGTGGCCACCAAAGAGACGGACCGGTACATGATCGACATGTACAGCAACTGTGACCATGTGCAGAAGGACAAGTACCTCCATGGGACCATGTACCTCTACAGGAAGTTCCTCCTGTAG